CCCGTTATACGCGGGATTCGGGTAAGGGCTGGATCACAAGAGtatattgtacgcagccttaccctgcatttctttAAGAgcctgtttccacggctcgaacccgtgacttcctggtcacatgacaacaactttaccagttatacCAAAGCTCCCCTTCTTTAAAAAGGGCAGCCAGGCTACGTTTCTTTATATATTCAAAATGTTGTTGAGCGTATGTTTATTTCcaagacaaaaagaagaaagaacaaATCTACAAATCAGAAATTAGAGCATAGTCCAGGATGATTGAAGGGACGACTAATATTCCATGTTTCCCTAATACTAATCCACAAAACTTACCATTATATGCACCTATTCATCATAATCTTGATCAAGATCAAGATCATATGATTTCTTCTTCAGTTCATGTTGCAACTACATCTTCTTTATACCATTCTCATCAACCAAATTCTTTCCTTTACAATTTATCCCTTTTGAAAGAAAAGGTTGATCAAGTTCAATCACTTGCCaccatgtttatttctactaatAATCAAACAATAGTCCAAACATCCGAGTCAACGTCTATGGCCATTGCAAATATGGGAAGCTTGATTCAAGAAATCATCACAACTGCTTCCTCTCTCATGTTCTCTTGCCAGAAGATTTCCCTCGGCTCGACTTCAACCACCAACAATATTAATTCAAGTAGATTTCTTGAACCATCTCAAATCAAGCTTCAAGATGATGGCCATGTTGATCCTTTGCCTCAAGGTTTCTACCCGAACGAAACGCTTGATCATTGGTATGAAGAGAATTATGCTTCTTGTAGTAATATTGAAGATAACAAAAGTCATAGTACTATTATAGCTATTAGTGATCATAGTAATGTTCAATTGGGAAAAAGGAAATTCAAGAATGAAGGAATGCAAAATATTTCATCACAAGAAAATTGTGATATTATTGAGTTGGATGCAGCTGATTTATTGGCTAAGTACACACATTATTGTCAAGTTTGTGGTAAAGGGTTTAAAAGGGATGCTAATTTGAGAATGCATATGAGAGCTCATGGAGATGAATACAAGTCTAATGCAGCCTTAAGTAATCCATTGAAAAACAATGGAAATGATGGAATAAATGATAGATTATCAAAATTGAGTAAGAAATATTCTTGCCCACAAGAAGGTTGCAGGTGGAATAAAAAACATGCCAAATTTCAGCCACTGAAATCAATGATATGTGTCAAGAATCACTACAAGAGAAGCCATTGTCCCAAAATGTATGTGTGCAATAGATGCAATAAGAAGCAATTTTCTGTGTTGTCTGATCTTAGAACTCATGAGAAACATTGTGGTGACCTGAAATGGCAGTGTTCATGTGGTACTACTTTTTCAAGGAAAGATAAGCTTATGGGGCATGCTACTTTATTTGTTGGACACACTCCAGTTATAAATTCCTTGGCCAAGATGGGAAAATATGAGCAGAATAATGTTCAGTTAAGTTCAATTACAGGATAGGTAAAAGAGGAAGTTTGGCGGTGGAATCGCTCGTGGCAGCTAATTATGGCTTTGGCAACGGAACAATGGTGCGTCGTGCAAGTGGTGCCGCAAGGTACCATGTGCACAGGGCTAAGCTCAGTACATGTCGAATGCCGTGTGATTGTTGTGGGGGTAGATTTTATTACTTGGTTGTTTTGTTCATCTTTTTCTTGTAAAATGTTGATGATGTGCTTTAATCATGAGTATGAAAATTATAAGTATATCCTAGCtcgaaagagagaaaaaaatactTGCCATGCAATCTGATAAACAGTAGCTTTATAACATTACATTGATACTCTACGTAGTTATATTTTCGATCTGAAGGATGGCAATGAGACTTGAATCCAGAAAATCTACTTGTCTTGATACCTTATGTTAAATAATTATGCGACCGCTTAATCCAAACATTTAACATCTCAAAAATAGAACATTCTTTTATTCTTAATTATATCTTCACAAGCATATATACATATCTGGTGTATGAGTGTTTTCTAAAATGAGACGACCAATATTATATAGACGAGCCAAAAAATTTGTTTCTATGTGAAAAATGTCTTGCCCAAATAAACTCATACTCCCTCTGTTCAGGGGCGGATTTAAAGGCGGAAAGGAGTTCACCCGAACCCCCTTTGCCgtaaaattacactgtatatataaagcaaaatctgttttgtacctcaatatattatattttgaatctCCTTGACATAATTGAAAAGCATAGCTTAATGGTTTAGGGGCTTCAAAAGCATAGCTTAAGGTTACAAGTTTAATTCCCTCTAGCCAGAATCTCTTTTAATCTTTTAACTTTTTTTTGAACCCCTTGTCGAAaatcctgcctccgccactgtCTCCGTTTCGtaaaaagaatgaaaatatttctctgaatttagaaataatttaacatGCAAATTTCTCTATTATCCTAAATTAGGGTTGTCTAAGGGAGGGGGGGGGATTACTCGAACCGGTACCGATCGGATTAGGGGAAGGGGTAGGGGATTTGGTTGAGGGGAATGGGGACTGGAAGGGTACCGAAAAAAGTACCGGTAGAATCAATCCAGTTGGTACCCTTAAAGGTACCAAAACGGTATAGTTCAAAAAATGTAACCGTTTTTGTACCGTTAGCTAAcggttatttttaaaaaaattgtcgTTAGCAACGGCCAAAAATAGCTATCATTGCCTCCTAGCCCCATAACACCCCCTACCCCCTAATTtatatttttaacccttaagtTTGTTCAAATACACTTTGGCTCTAttttaaaactataaataccttatTCCATTCTTTTAATTTTTCTCTAATTCTCTATCTTTCTCTATCTCTATTAAAATGCAATTAACGTTCTATCACTCAATTATTTTGGTATAATTTTTCAAGCACCAATATCAAATATTCGGTGGCGTATTTTTTCACTACTAGTTGGAGCAATTTTCTTCCATTAACATCATTTATACGTTAATATTTGATACATTCGTTCCAACTCTTattaatttttgcatttatttttgtTATAGTTGTGTtgctgttatttttattttaattatttgttattaaaAATGGCTCTTAAATTAGTAAAAGACGTTTAAAAAATTGACTAAGGGTAATGCTAGTTCAGTATTGTAATACCCTATATTTAAATAAGGTTATATAAGtttttagcaaaaaaaaaaaaaaaaatcaaacaaaaaaaagGTTTTTGGGCTAAAGCCCGTTAGAATGAGAATTACGTGAAGGATTTAGGGGAAAGGCATGAAGGATTTAGTTTCGGCAGAATAGAAACTAAAGGATTTTCAAAGACTTGATAAAGTCAAAAGCAAAATAGAGAAGGAAGTGTTAGGCAGAAGTTTTGATGCCGCAAAAAAAGTCATTCCCAGCCACAAATTGTCTAGATTTTAAGGTAATTTATTCAATTGACATGAGTAGATATttgcaccaaaaaaaaaaaaacttttacatTTCTATGTCATATAGAAAATTATATTACCcttaatgtttaaggtttgatataattacatttaatATACCTAATTACTAATTCTATACCATAAGATTTTTTAATTGTACATTAATTGTACCTTATATCACTCCGACATTTATGGTACCGTATATTCTtccaaatccccccccccccacgtttctctctctcAACCCCACACCCTCACCCACGTATCACCACATACCCAGAAACCAGAAAAACAATTGAAACCCTCTGCTAAATCCAGAAAAACAATTGAAACCCTCTACCATTAACGTCCAAAATCAAGGTTTTTTCTTCTACAACCAGTCAAAATTtaagtcaaatcttcaaagtttcaTACACATCAATAACTTTTGATGGTTATGATTTTGGGTTCcttcagtaatataagaggaaaggaaaagagagcagcaattccaccatttacagccattaaaaagttttgaagctttgaattcaaatttgggttttcaaaaatcattatttgtttggattgggtgttgttgtaaataattaaaaatatggTTTGgaatttatatctcaattttgaggggttttgatgaagattagacttgattttggctgaatttcagattgattcgaagaagaagaagaagaagaagaagaagaagaagaagaagaagaagaagaagaagaagaagaagaagaagaagaagatgtatattgcagaaattgcagaaaaattgtagactgttgtttatttatttttcttgaagaaaaattgcagaaatatttttttggattccaTATTTAGCATAGCATTTTCGTAAGGAGTAACAAGAGCATATAGGAGAATCACAGAATTGTAGCATAATcgtgatttttgacataattgcgttttttgcagaagatttgtagaagttttagtcgtttttgatttatgaaattagaaaacaaagcatctacaatcagaatacaaataatctacaatttatcgataaaatatctacaaactaggtacattgaattttaatatcccaattctcattcaattgtagcataattgggattttcgacataattgcgttttttgcagaagatttgtagaagttttagtcgtttttgatttgtgaaaacagaaaacaaagcatctacaatcagaatacaaataatctacaatttatctacaaaatatctacaaactgggtacattgaattttaatatcccaattctcattcaattgtaggataattgggatttttgacataattgcgttttttcagaagatttgtagaagttttagtcatttttttatttgtgaaaacagaaaataaagcatctacaatcagaatacaaataatctacaaaatatctacaaactgggtacatatttGGACTCAACATGCTTCCCCTGAAATGTATGTTTcacattttttatatatatttttgtccaaaacagtactaaatcatccacttaaatacaatttttatacaatgttgttcaactttcatacaataggtaaatgaataaaagaaaactaaatgtctacaatttttcttcttcttcttcttcttcttcttcttcttcttcttcttcttcttcttcgagtttcaatctgaaattcagtcaaaaccaagtctaatcttcaccaaaacccctcaaaattgagatataaactccaaatcatattcccaattattttcaacaatacccgatccaaacaaataatgatttttgaaaacccaaatttgaattcaaagctttcaagctttttaatggctgtcaatggtggaattgctgctctcttttcctttgctttgtattactAAAATTTGGACATAATTGCATTTGATgtagaagaattgtagaagatttagtcgtttttgatttgtgaattgTAGAAGAATAATCAATTCGTTTTTGAATTGTAGAAGAATAATCAATTTGTTTTTGAATTGTAAAAGAATAATTGCGTTTGATGTAGAGACGCTAAATTTGAAACGAAACTGACGAAGAAGATTAATGTGCGTGATTTTCGTTTGGaagatctggaagaatatttaatcCCCCAATTTTAGCGCACCTAAATAAGGAAGTCTATagctacaatgattccttatttaatgcatgatctatattttgtagaaatactattagcatgaagggtaatatgcaaactatgaacatatttggtaatatagtttcctatatagTATAGGAATGAaaatttcccaaaaaaaaaagacataagTAGATATAATTTTTTTATGGGTTGAGTTAGGTAGTAACTCAAACGTGATTTGTTTCAATTGATTTAGACATGAGAATACCCATGAATAGTTGGAATCGTTATTCTGAAATAGGCTAAGCAGCAAATAAGGCGAATCATATCagatttatatttttaataatttgaGTATATAGTCTAAATGCTAACTTAATCTATTGTGCTTCTGTAAAACCATCAAGAGGATATTGGATGTAAATTATTCTTTACTATTTCCTATGAGTTCTCAATATACTTATAAATGAAGTTGAAGAAAACTTTGAGATTAGAAAAGCGATTTTGTGATAGATAATGAACTAGTTGAATTACTCATAGCCTGggtaaaagaataaaagaaaaaaaattatttgatgaATTGAGAGTCAAAATGAAACCCCGAGAGCTGGATATCCTAAATAAATTATGGATTATCTTAAACAAGAAAATTAACACGATGATGATATGATGTGATTATAAATTGATTGAAGGAAGCCATAGGAATTGCTCGAGGTGACGAGTTTGATATTTCGACGCGAGTATTATGAGTAGTAACCTTACCGTAATTTGTGCTTCCATAACTGCATGATTTACACATAAATTataatatgaatatgttaccaATTATTATGAATTTGCACGTGGGACAAGTCCTTTACTTGAAATGACATCGAAATATTTATTTGAAATGATTACTCTTATTTTGAATATTCTCATTATTACTAGACATGTTTTAGTGTTACCTGAGATAGATTTATTGTTATCGAAAtgaaattttatgatttaataAGAACTAAAATGCcttgtattattttaaaaatatttttaaagaaGTATTTATTGATTATaaagacaagtataaatgggaggagactttgaaggatctcgtagctaacggcgggttcgttagacccGATGCACCTTGTAACTATCAATTACCGTTACAGCCCTCGCTATTGGAAAGGTAGAACTACCATAACGTTGCTGATTTTCCTCGAGTAAGGACTATcattatatttgacttcttgcgaagagGTTCATAATTATTcgattacatgatccgttcattgaGACCTCGCAAACATGAATATTTGATATCAAACAGCATTTACCGAGTTTATTACCAAATTGTTAATTGATTTATATTACATGAAATATATGACGAGATTGATtattgtttattatttctgaaaagGAATTTCTATGATATTTTCTGTTTAATAcactagcatgttttctgacttgttcTCCAACAGTTAAGTGTTATCACTCACTGAACTAGCGACTCACTCCAtgctatttttttttacaaagacAGCAGCTGGCGCAGGTGAGGATCTCGCCAATTAGAGCGCTTGAGTTGATAGTTTTTGGTGAGCCTCGTATTTGTTCTCATGGGCAAAGAGTTTAATTAATGGTTATGATCTTTTTTatgaactcttagagtcgctccatagtcattttcttagtgtcatgagtattcttTCGTTGTTATAGACTTGAGATAAGTATTTTACTTTCTTATCGAATTTGGAGATGGATttagtatttctgatcgttggtGGGTGGATTATATAGTTGAGACTTATTTTGATTAATTGATAATGTTATTGCCGGTTGAATTGATATTAGAATGTTCTTATGTTGATCTTTAAGACAGGGTAAACTTTTGGATAGTCCTAAAAAAGGGAAAACTCTGTTTGTTTTTCTGCAAAATATCGATGAGGCTTAATTGAGAGCACTTGCTCCAAAGTGGCTGTCATGATCCTAAGTTGGGTCGTAACGAGTACTCCTACTCCTGTTGATGACTTCATTCATGTAAATGAAACACATGTCTATCATGATTTTAATGTTAATTATCAACCGTTATATCACGAAACATTACAACCACAGTATAATGATTGTGATAACTTGAGAGAGGATAAAGAGAACTTAGATGAAATACCTACTAGTCCTGCTCCTGCAGCTCCAACTCAGACTCAATCTCAGTTTGGAGCCAATGTTCCGTTATCTCTCACTAGACAATCAGTTGAACGTAAAAAAAAGATCAAATTTTTGACAATGGTTTATGCAGGATAAGGCTAATGAAAAAGATATTTGTAAGCTTCCGAAAGCGCTTTCAGTGTAGCACGATTTCAACTTGGAGACTACAAACGCTCATTGGCAGAAGACACCTTGGAGACTACTTCTTTATTCGGAGATTGGATTAAAATGGAGAGAAGAAACTTTGGCATTCCAGAATAATTCAAGAGACGACGATGCATATAATGAAATACTATCTACCGGAGATGGAGGGGACACAGAAGAACAAATGCTACCAATTCCAAGCGAATAACCACGAAAAATTATTGAACAATTACGTAAATCGTATAAAagatttatataattttttttacaattgttaaaatacaaataaatattTGTAACTTGTATTATAAATCTAATAATTACATtgcattaaataaaataaaaagcacTTCAAAGCCGTGAATTTTTTTCATTCATTAAAGTTTATTTGTATTTAAAAtttcaaatataatattttttaaattttagtttaAGAATACCCCTAACTACTTTTAACGTTCCCTTGAGTACCACCCTCCCCTCCTTAGATCGGTAGGGGTACATGTAGGGTACCTATAAAAGTATCCTTACACTGTACCCTTAAATCTCCTTAAGAAATCCCCCCTACCGGTGCCCCCCCCCCTTCCACGCACCCAGTCCCTTCCCTTTGACAGCCTTATCCTAAGACCTAAATGAAATTATTTATAGTCATACAAATATCTATATGTcccctccgttttaatttatgcGAACCGATTTGATTGAGTATGGAgttaagaaaaaagagaaaaattttgaatttgatggttaaaaatgaggcacatatttgtgtggctataaatcattgcaacAACAACAGGAAGCCCTAGGCCAAACAAGTATTTTACAGAGAGCTGACAAAAAATTCCATTAATAACTGGTCATTTTGATCCTTTGGAACAACTCTgttgtttttgaaaaaaataaaaaagaaacaagttcacataaattgaaaagaAGGGGGTATTATTTTAAACAATAATTTTgaagtcttcttttttttttttccttgaaCTCCATGCCCTATCAAAATAAGTTCAAACaaattgaaacggaggaagtATAACTTAATATAATTATAAGTAAATCTAAATTAAGCATGAATTAATAATTCCATAAAAACTGTAACTCACCAACTATATATCACATGTTAAAGTACACTAATAGCATAAAAACGTTTTCATATAATCAGTGTACATAACTTACATCCTTTTAAATTGGGATAATCCATAAAATCCACTCCATCCTATGACCCATTTATCAACTACACACCTTCCTTTTCGGGGGtcctattacccccctgaacttcTTTTTACCGTAATTTATTTGTCATTATTTGATCAATTAAACCCGACCCCCATCTATAAGACTATTCGTGTATACACGCGCTAATGGGCCCCACCCAATTCCCTTTTAATTTATCAAATCCCTTTTATTTCAGTAATTAAATCGACCCTATTTCATTATTTCCTTTCCTACTCCCATTTTCTACGGTCCAAACTCACAATCCCCTCTTCGATTCCTTCCATAAAATCACCCCAATCATAATTTTCTCTTTAATCTATTGCAAAATCGGCTCTAACATAATGTAAAGAAGTATGTAATCTCTATTTTTAGGGTTCGTTTTGTTCAATTTCAGCAGGGAGTTACAATCTAGGGTTTAATTTGATATTGTGGTGTTACAATCAAGGTCAGCGCATATGTATTATCTATTTATTCGTCACAAACCAAGTCTAAAGGTTAGTTTTTTACTGTCTTCAATTGATTTTTGGTAGTTTATAGTTTTGTAAAAATATCGATCACTGTACAAAATTGTGATATTTTGATTTTGAAACTGAGGGGTTTGCATGTTGATTATGATACTTATACTttgattttttgtgttttttcACTGATGTGTTCTTGGTGGTAAGTTTTTAGTGCTGCCCTATTTTCGGCAGAATAATtactttgattggggatttgtcTGAAATTATTTGTTCCCTTTTACTTGTATTCAGGTATGGGTGTGTTTATATTTGTTACTTTGAGATTGTTTCATGGTGGGGTCTTAGAGGTTGTACGTGGGGAACCAAGATATGTGGGTGGGGTAATGATAGAATATGTGAATGTTGATGTGGATACTTTATCTTATTTTGAGTTGGTGGACTATATTAAAGAATTGGGGTACAGTAGCAGCTGTACATTTAGTGTTAGGCCACCTAACTGTGGAATTATAGAAAATATAAACAATGATAGGGAGGTTTCAAGAATTGCACAGTTTTTGCAAAATGAAGCCATTTTGGAAGTATATGTCCAGCACATAGGTGTAGAAGAATCTGGTTCAGCTTTTAATAAAGGGGATGAGACCATTGAAGCAAGTGCTAGTCAAAACATTGAGGTTGGTGAGGAGGCTTTAAATGGTGCAACAGCTACTTCACCTACACCTACTGATTCAGCAGTTGATCCAGCAGCTTCTCCACCAAATCCAGATCCAGATTCATCCTCAACTGAGGAGGAATCTGATAAGTCAAGTGAAGATAGTTCAAGTGATGAAGACAGTGATTTTTTTGGTGATGACATAGAGGATTATGGTAGTGATATACATGAAGAGTTCTTAGAGTTTAGGGCTGAGAGAAAATCTTTccagagaagaaaaagaaaagaaagagctCCTGCTGATCCTGAAAATGTTCCATGTGGTGTAGCTGGGCCAGATTTGGGATTTGATGAAACTGAAACAGGTAAAAAAAGTTTAGAAGGTAGGATAGGAGGTGATGAACCATATTACCCAAGTTCTGATGCTTGTAGCTTTGAAACAGATGAAGATGAAAGTTGGGTTGAAGATGGGGAAGAAGTTAGTGTAAATCTACCAAGAAGAAGATCTTCTACCAAGAAGGTGGTTTATGATCCTACAGCTAAAAAAGTTGTGTGGCAGCTGGGAATGATTTTTGGAGATGTTCAAGAATTTAGAGATGCAATAACCAAGTATGTTGTTCAAAGGAGGGTTCAGGTGGAAAAATATGTGAATGAGCCCACAAGAGTCAGGGTGAGGTGCAGGGATAGTTGTACATGGCTGTTGTATGCAAGCCTTGACACTTCAAGTAATAATTTTGTGCTTAGGACTTATAATCCAGTTCATAAGTGTAATAGGGCCACCAGAAATTACATGTGCAATTCTAAATACCTGGCTAAAGTGTTGAAAGATAAAATAGCTGAACAACCAAACATAAAGTGTTCAAGTTACAAGAGTTAATAAGGAAGAAATTTAAAGTGCATGTTGGCAAGACCACAGCTAGGAGAGCAAGAGCCAAAGTGTTGACAGAAATTATGGGGAACCATATACTTGAGTTTGGAAGAATTCTTGACTATAGGGATGAATTGTTAAGAACCAATCCTGAGAGTACTTGTGTGGTAAAACTTGGTGAAGCCAATGAATCTGGTAAGGCAATATTTCAAAGTTTCTATGTCTGTTTTGGTGCATTGAAGAATGCATTCATGGGGTGCAGGAAATGCATAGGTTTTCCTGTTTGATTACTAACTAATTTCCTCTTTTGTAGGGACTTCTAGCAGCAATTCAAGACATTATTCCAGCATGTGAGCACAGAATGTGTACCAGACACATCCTTGCAAATTGGTCAAAGAATTGGAGAGGGATTCAGAGGAGGATATTGTTCTGGAAGTGTGCTAGAAGTACATATGAGGTTGAACTCAAGAAAAATCTTAAAGCACTCAGTATGCTTGGTAAGAACATAGTTGATGATCTTTTATACTATAACAAAGAGACTTGGTGTAAGGTTTATTTTAATGTGGAAGTCAAGTGTGATGATGTAGATAATAACATGGCTGAAAGTTTTAATGCATGGATCCTAGCTGCTAGGCACAAGACCATTATAACCATGCTTGAAGAAATAAGAGTCAGGGTGATGACTAGAATAGCTAAGTTAAGGGAATTTGCAAATACTTGGTCATGCAACATTTCTCCAATGGCATTAAAGGTCTTAGAGGAAAATATTGAAAAGTCAATGAGGTGTACAATTTTTTTTAATGGAGATACAGGATACCAAGTTAAGGAGGGAACAAATCAACATACTGTTTGCCTAAGAAATAACACTTGTAGTTGTAGGGCTTGGATATTGAAAGGAATACCATGTCCACATGCCATAGCTGCAATGTACTAAAAAGGGTATGAACCAGCTTACTATGTTGATAACTGCTACATGAAGGAGACATACTTGATGACATATTCTCACTTCCTTCAACCACTCAACAATATGGAAATGTGGCCTGCATCTACTAACCCTCCTGTTGCACCACCAGT
The Nicotiana sylvestris chromosome 11, ASM39365v2, whole genome shotgun sequence DNA segment above includes these coding regions:
- the LOC104245890 gene encoding protein SENSITIVE TO PROTON RHIZOTOXICITY 2, whose product is MIEGTTNIPCFPNTNPQNLPLYAPIHHNLDQDQDHMISSSVHVATTSSLYHSHQPNSFLYNLSLLKEKVDQVQSLATMFISTNNQTIVQTSESTSMAIANMGSLIQEIITTASSLMFSCQKISLGSTSTTNNINSSRFLEPSQIKLQDDGHVDPLPQGFYPNETLDHWYEENYASCSNIEDNKSHSTIIAISDHSNVQLGKRKFKNEGMQNISSQENCDIIELDAADLLAKYTHYCQVCGKGFKRDANLRMHMRAHGDEYKSNAALSNPLKNNGNDGINDRLSKLSKKYSCPQEGCRWNKKHAKFQPLKSMICVKNHYKRSHCPKMYVCNRCNKKQFSVLSDLRTHEKHCGDLKWQCSCGTTFSRKDKLMGHATLFVGHTPVINSLAKMGKYEQNNVQLSSITG